GCAAAGAGATAAGCACGGTGTTTCTCGGGGGAGGGACCCCGTCGCTTTTAAAGCCCAGAAGCATAGGGATGGTAATGGAGAAACTCGCCTCGATTGCTTCCTTCTCGCCCAAGGTAGAAGTGAGCCTTGAGGTAAACCCGAGAACTGCCGACAGGAAAAAGCTCGTTTCACTGATGCGCGTCGGGGTAAACAGAATAAGCGTCGGCGTGCAGTCTTTTTCGCAGAGAAAGCTTGATTTCTACGGGAGATTCACCACTCCAGATGACTGTGTCCGCGCGCTTGTTGATGTCCGGGACGCCGGTTTTCACAACTATAATCTTGATCTTATATACGGAAGCTCTCGGGAAACCCAGGAAGAGTTTGAAGAAGATATCCGCACTGCCCTGAGATTCTCTCCGACCCATATATCCGCCTACTGCCTTACAATTGAGCCCGGCACCGAGTTTGCGACGCTTTGGCGCAAAGGGAAACTCTCTCTTCCCGAAGACTCAGTTCTGGTCGAGTTCATGCGGAGCGCGCGGGAGATTCTCGAGGCAGAGGGGTACGGAAATTACGAAGTATCGAATTTTGCCCGGCCCGGCTACGAGTGTAGGCATAACCTTATTTACTGGAACTGTCATGATTACCTAGGCGTGGGTGCCGGAGCCCATTCCCACATTAGCTGCGGTGGAGAAGAGGGCTGGGGAATAAGATGGTCAAACGTAAGGAATCCCGAGCTTTACATGAAGCGAGTTACGGGCGACGGAAATGCCGTCTGTGCCTCTTATGATCTCTCACGGACCACAGCCCTTGAAGATAAGCTTCTTATGGGACTTAGGCTAAACGACGGGGTAGGAATTGAAGGCCTAAAGAAGCGCTTCGGCTGCGAACCTGATGCCTCTGGCCTCGAATACCTTGAATCCGACGGTTTTATTCTCACCGATGGCGACCGTCTCAGACTCACCGCCAAGGGAAGGGTATTCACCGATGAGTTGGTTGCAAGGGTGTGCGGAGTTTTTCACTGAAACTACGAAGATACAATCAGCAGACGGTCGTTGCGTTTTTGTAACGGACGTGCATTGTGTCCGAACATCCGCTCAAAGTTTGCGACCTGTTCTGCACTCACCTCAATTGCGTCCGGAAAAATGAACCAGTGCACTCCCTCACTGCAGGGAGGAGTGGTGAGTGACCCCTTGTAATGGAAGTAGTCGGTGGTCTCCGTCGGCAGTATCGCAGATGCATCCACTGTCGTGCCCGCAACATCAACTTCTATTCCTGCCTCGGTCGGTACGTTATCGAACACCGCGGCCAGAGCATGGTTTCGTGTGCCTACTTCCATCATAACACCAACCACTGCCAGTACGCCTGCTGGGTTTTTGTGTACGAAATGTGCCTCCATCGCCGTGTGCAAACCATCAAAGGCGTGCTCGCTCGGAACGTGAAAGTGAAACTGCAACAGTTCGTAAATTTC
The nucleotide sequence above comes from Candidatus Dadabacteria bacterium. Encoded proteins:
- the hemW gene encoding radical SAM family heme chaperone HemW, yielding MRRKENIDKYQAPLGVYVHIPYCLTKCPYCDFNSYGTNGNFPEDDYVRALEREIENFRGIIEGKEISTVFLGGGTPSLLKPRSIGMVMEKLASIASFSPKVEVSLEVNPRTADRKKLVSLMRVGVNRISVGVQSFSQRKLDFYGRFTTPDDCVRALVDVRDAGFHNYNLDLIYGSSRETQEEFEEDIRTALRFSPTHISAYCLTIEPGTEFATLWRKGKLSLPEDSVLVEFMRSAREILEAEGYGNYEVSNFARPGYECRHNLIYWNCHDYLGVGAGAHSHISCGGEEGWGIRWSNVRNPELYMKRVTGDGNAVCASYDLSRTTALEDKLLMGLRLNDGVGIEGLKKRFGCEPDASGLEYLESDGFILTDGDRLRLTAKGRVFTDELVARVCGVFH
- a CDS encoding carbonic anhydrase family protein, which gives rise to MSTHENPYGNASWRTGLTCWGYTGAEGPDNWGSLSPDYATCAIGRMQSPIDITDAFPVKGSALKFDYRPSSLKILNSGHTLQVNYAPGSTLTAAGEIYELLQFHFHVPSEHAFDGLHTAMEAHFVHKNPAGVLAVVGVMMEVGTRNHALAAVFDNVPTEAGIEVDVAGTTVDASAILPTETTDYFHYKGSLTTPPCSEGVHWFIFPDAIEVSAEQVANFERMFGHNARPLQKRNDRLLIVSS